In Fusarium oxysporum Fo47 chromosome IX, complete sequence, the following proteins share a genomic window:
- a CDS encoding fungal-specific transcription factor domain-containing protein: MSSRDNDVITVADDGPSQRQPKSLAKACMACRTKKIRCDAAKPECGNCASQKRECIYRRETPRKRPTFSQIGKLQRDLATFKVFLFTLKRSGPEEREKLLNAAVDEDGAVNLLESTEADPVGEASSRKVTSQPIDRKATTPIVSSDDELNIANFISVDDAGTTNSFGPSSALHNPARNDKGTPSSRQSTTTEHVKNELIANAALQRHLEHRLTRHATIAGEPTELALHLLNLHWARQHHTFLLTYRPAVMRDLECSGPYCSAFMLNAIFACCSKFSPRSDVRDDPDDPSSVGRRFFKRCDELLSSESLLTRPHISTIVGLVLLGSTYNARGETSKGWLYTGYALRMVYDLGLHLDPRQTTEDPEEIEIRRRVFWGAFVCDKLQSLYMGRPVAINLRDSQVSREFLDLYEEMEPFYPSALATGSSTSRLDENMGDAIPRHSVSTFQQLCLLSKIMTTIINRFYVVGATFSNAQIDLQKIEQALQHWRDKLPLELDFQPWLSTSTAVQTPNIMVLHNVYHSLIILVHRPFMSDDHLRSTATSGRSWEQCTVAARCITSIASVYKSTYGLNGAPYVLAYTVYVACTIHVRNAASQSQAGDYLSMLKSSLECLDELCTANPGVAKPANSIRRLIEANQLNFVTEGHSLRQNGMSFDLDMIQSTFSVTELSNTGSDMFRMADFEYGLPIDPLFGWINVSTPLLEEETPALSNTQLLHQP, from the exons ATGTCTTCTCGGGACAATGACGTGATAACGGTCGCAGACGATGGACCCAGTCAACGACAACCCAAGTCGTTAGCAAAAGCGTGTATGGCCTGTCGGACCAAGAAGATCCGTTGCGACGCTGCAAAGCCTGAATGTGGAAATTGTGCCAGTCAAAAACGTGAATGTATCTATCGGAGAGAAACTCCACGAAAAAG ACCTACGTTTTCGCAGATTGGTAAATTGCAACGAGACCTGGCAACTTTTAAAGTGTTCCTGTTTACTCTCAAGAGAAGTGGTCCGGAGGAGCGGGAGAAACTACTCAATGcagctgttgatgaagatggggCTGTCAACTTGCTAGAGTCAACTGAGGCTGACCCTGTAGGAGAGGCTTCATCACGAAAGGTCACAAGTCAACCTATTGATAGAAAGGCCACTACACCAATAGTATCATCAGATGATGAGCTAAATATTGCAAACTTTATATCCGTCGATGATGCTGGCACAACAAATAGTTTCGGTCCATCTTCTGCTCTCCACAATCCTGCAAGGAACGATAAAGGAACCCCATCATCCCGCCAATCTACAACAACAGAGCATGTCAAGAATGAATTAATAGCCAATGCCGCCTTGCAACGGCACCTCGAGCACAGACTTACAAGACACGCAACAATTGCCGGAGAGCCAACAGAACTTGCACTTCATCTGCTAAACTTGCACTGGGCTCGTCAACATCATACTTTTCTTCTCACATATCGGCCGGCTGTTATGCGAGACTTGGAGTGCTCTGGTCCATACTGCTCTGCTTTCATGCTCAATGCCATATTCGCATGCTGTAGCAAGTTCTCTCCGCGATCTGACGTCAGGGACGACCCAGATGATCCATCCAGCGTTGGCCGTCGTTTCTTCAAGCGCTGTGATGAACTTCTTAGCAGCGAAAGTCTCCTCACTAGACCGCATATATCAACAATTGTGGGACTTGTCCTTCTGGGCTCGACGTATAATGCTCGCGGAGAGACGTCCAAAGGCTGGCTATATACAGGATACGCCCTACGAATGGTTTATGATCTTGGTCTTCATCTCGATCCCAGGCAGACTACAGAAGATCCTGAAGAGATCGAGATCCGGCGACGGGTTTTCTGGGGCGCTTTTGTCTGCGATAAGCTCCAGAGTCTCTATATGGGTCGTCCAGTCGCAATCAATCTGCGGGACTCACAAGTCTCTCGCGAGTTCCTTGACTTGTACGAGGAAATGGAGCCATTTTATCCTTCAGCCTTGGCTACAGGCTCGTCCACATCCAGGCTTGATGAGAACATGGGCGATGCAATTCCGAGACATTCCGTTTCGACTTTTCAGCAATTATGTCTCCTCTCCAAGATAATGACGACAATTATCAATCGTTTCTATGTGGTCGGAGCCACATTCTCAAATGCTCAAATCGATCTACAAAAGATTGAGCAGGCCTTGCAGCATTGGCGAGACAAGCTACCGTTAGAGCTAGATTTCCAACCATGGTTATCGACGAGCACTGCGGTTCAAACACCCAACATCATGGTTCTTCACAACGTCTATCACTCTCTTATCATTCTTGTCCATCGACCATTCATGTCAGATGATCACCTTCGATCCACTGCCACGTCGGGACGGTCATGGGAGCAATGTACTGTTGCGGCCAGATGCATCACCAGTATAGCCTCAGTCTACAAGTCAACCTATGGGCTCAATGGGGCTCCTTATGTGCTCGCGTACACGGTGTATGTGGCGTGCACAATTCACGTCCGTAATGCAGCTTCTCAGAGCCAAGCAGGTGACTATTTATCGATGCTCAAGTCCAGTTTGGAATGCTTGGATGAACTATGCACGGCAAATCCTGGTGTTGCAAAACCAGCAAACAGCATCAGACGCTTAATCGAGGCCAACCAGTTGAACTTCGTTACCG AAGGGCACTCTCTTAGGCAAAATGGTATGTCGTTTGACTTGGACATGATTCAGAGCACGTTTTCGGTTACCGAGTTATCCAATACAGGATCTGATATGTTTCGCATGGCCGATTTTGAGTATGGTCTACCAATCGATCCCTTGTTTGGTTGGATAAATGTCTCGACTCCATTGCTGGAGGAAGAGACGCCAGCTTTGAGCAATACTCAGTTACTCCATCAACCATAG